From the Pseudarthrobacter sp. MM222 genome, one window contains:
- a CDS encoding ammonium transporter → MDTATTAGNTAWVLTAIIAVALMLPGLALFYGGMVSRKTTMNMMLMVFGSFCVVGVLWVAFGYSAVFGNSLGGLGLLGNPLEYAGLGQLLTAPDDAALPPLALAALHLMFAGLTAGIVAGAAADRMKFSAWLAFAGIWATLVYFPVAHWVFSFDSEDGSFQGGWIANTLGAIDYAGSTAIHVNSGVAALALALVLGKRRTWPVQPKAHNLPLTLLGVGLLFTGWIGFDGSGLGAADNNAAVAAFNTVAATCAGVVVWLLVEKVRDGHTTTLGASSGAIAALVAITPSCGAVTPLAALAIGGAAGAVCYFAVSLKYKLGFDDALDVTALHFIGGVVGGLLIGILSTPEAPSRAAGLFYGGGFELLGRQAVAILAVFAYTFTVTWVIAKVLDKTMGIRVPAETESVGLDVVLHAENAYENGEDKAHAPRGHAEKLHHLVAGDPAAENLARVEAATSER, encoded by the coding sequence ATGGACACTGCCACCACCGCGGGCAATACGGCGTGGGTTTTGACCGCCATCATTGCAGTCGCCCTGATGTTGCCCGGCTTGGCCCTTTTCTACGGCGGAATGGTCAGCCGTAAGACCACAATGAACATGATGCTCATGGTTTTCGGCTCGTTCTGCGTTGTCGGAGTGCTGTGGGTTGCCTTTGGATATTCCGCTGTTTTCGGAAACTCCCTCGGCGGGCTGGGGTTGCTCGGCAACCCGCTCGAGTACGCCGGGCTGGGACAACTGCTGACAGCGCCCGACGATGCAGCCCTGCCTCCCCTGGCGCTCGCGGCACTGCACCTGATGTTCGCGGGCCTCACGGCGGGCATCGTCGCCGGCGCGGCTGCAGACCGCATGAAGTTCAGCGCCTGGCTGGCCTTCGCCGGAATCTGGGCCACCTTGGTGTACTTCCCGGTGGCCCACTGGGTTTTCTCCTTCGACTCTGAGGACGGCTCGTTCCAAGGAGGGTGGATCGCCAACACGCTCGGTGCGATTGACTACGCCGGCAGTACCGCAATCCACGTCAACTCGGGTGTAGCCGCTTTGGCCCTGGCCCTCGTGCTGGGCAAGCGCCGCACTTGGCCCGTCCAGCCCAAGGCGCACAACCTGCCCTTGACCCTCCTCGGCGTCGGGCTCCTGTTCACCGGCTGGATTGGCTTCGACGGTAGCGGCCTGGGGGCTGCAGACAACAACGCTGCCGTCGCCGCCTTCAATACAGTCGCCGCCACCTGCGCCGGCGTCGTTGTCTGGCTGCTGGTAGAGAAGGTCCGGGACGGGCACACCACCACACTCGGCGCCTCCTCCGGCGCGATCGCCGCGCTGGTCGCCATCACTCCGTCCTGTGGCGCGGTCACCCCGCTCGCAGCGCTGGCCATCGGCGGTGCTGCCGGTGCGGTCTGCTACTTCGCGGTCTCACTCAAGTACAAGCTGGGCTTCGACGACGCCCTGGACGTGACAGCCCTGCACTTCATCGGCGGCGTTGTCGGCGGACTCCTCATCGGCATCCTTTCGACCCCGGAGGCTCCCAGCCGGGCTGCCGGCCTGTTCTACGGAGGCGGTTTCGAGCTCCTTGGGCGGCAAGCCGTCGCCATTCTCGCGGTTTTTGCCTACACGTTTACCGTGACCTGGGTTATCGCGAAGGTGCTGGACAAGACCATGGGCATCCGGGTGCCGGCCGAGACGGAGTCTGTGGGACTGGACGTCGTACTGCACGCGGAAAATGCCTATGAGAATGGCGAGGACAAGGCGCACGCTCCGCGCGGGCACGCGGAGAAGCTGCATCACCTGGTTGCGGGAGACCCGGCAGCTGAAAATTTGGCAAGGGTGGAAGCAGCGACTTCCGAGCGCTAA
- a CDS encoding DMT family transporter, with amino-acid sequence MKDNSSATTLIRPAIPPREPDGLWWGLIGVAAFSFTVPLTKVAVAGLSPLFIGSARAVMAAVLAALALSLTRQRFPRGAQWARLAVVAGGIVVGFPLLTSFALTTAPATHSAVVIALLPAATATAAVLRARERPRAAFWVATAVGALAATAFAFTQSGGFGQLHWADLLLLGAVVAAAIGYAEGGLLARELGPWQTVSWALVLASPLMVFLAALSVAQHPPSGTPVQWAALAYLGVVSMFLGFFAWYRGLAIGPMARVSQIQLIQPVLSICWAGLLLGETLTVTTIIGGLAVILCAGIAVSVRQNPPPAASKP; translated from the coding sequence ATGAAAGACAATAGTAGCGCTACTACGCTTATCCGCCCAGCGATACCGCCCCGGGAGCCTGATGGTCTGTGGTGGGGTCTCATTGGAGTAGCGGCGTTCTCGTTCACCGTACCCTTGACCAAGGTGGCGGTCGCGGGGCTCTCACCCTTGTTCATCGGATCAGCCCGCGCGGTCATGGCCGCGGTCCTGGCCGCCCTGGCCCTCTCACTCACCCGGCAGCGCTTTCCTCGCGGCGCGCAGTGGGCGCGGCTTGCGGTGGTCGCCGGCGGGATCGTTGTGGGCTTCCCGCTCCTCACCTCCTTCGCCCTCACGACGGCGCCCGCCACCCACAGCGCCGTCGTCATCGCGCTGCTTCCGGCCGCGACCGCAACGGCCGCGGTCCTCCGTGCCCGCGAGCGTCCGCGGGCAGCCTTCTGGGTGGCGACAGCCGTAGGTGCGCTGGCCGCGACAGCTTTCGCCTTCACGCAGTCCGGCGGCTTCGGGCAGCTGCACTGGGCAGACCTGCTGCTACTCGGCGCCGTGGTGGCCGCCGCCATCGGCTATGCGGAAGGCGGCCTGCTCGCCCGCGAGCTGGGACCGTGGCAGACCGTGTCCTGGGCACTTGTCCTCGCGTCCCCCCTGATGGTCTTTCTGGCAGCGCTCTCGGTGGCCCAGCATCCGCCGTCGGGCACGCCGGTGCAGTGGGCGGCCCTTGCTTACCTCGGCGTCGTCAGCATGTTCCTCGGTTTCTTCGCCTGGTACCGCGGCCTGGCCATCGGCCCCATGGCCAGGGTCAGCCAGATCCAGCTCATCCAGCCAGTACTGAGCATCTGCTGGGCCGGACTCCTGCTGGGCGAAACCTTGACCGTGACCACGATCATCGGCGGCCTCGCCGTCATTCTCTGCGCCGGCATCGCGGTCAGCGTGCGCCAAAACCCGCCGCCTGCCGCATCGAAGCCCTGA
- a CDS encoding aminotransferase-like domain-containing protein: MNNDSSSRIAARLREWIAGASPGSRLPSTRSLVAEYQASPVTVQKALQSLTTLGLIESRPGVGTFVRAVRTARPADYGWQTAALGSPQAPPRSASSTMRSTTNDVIPFHSGYPDRDLLPERLVRAALARASRSDAALSRPPAPGLPELQSWFARELGASTPVGVTPPTPSDVIVLPGSQSGLSSIFRALVGHGQPLLMESPSYWGAIHAAAQAGVRLIPVPSGPDGPDPEELARAFETSGARVFYAQPNYANPTGAQWPARRGEQVLDVVRRNGAFLVEDDWAHDFGISTTPVPIAAHDESGHVIYLRSLTKSVSPAIRVAAVIARGPARERILADRAAESMYVSGLLQSAALDVVTQPGWQTHLRSLRHQLQSRRDLLVAGLREFAPQAHLERIPNGGLNLWARLPDGTDLEQLTRDCESAGVIIAAGTEWFPAEPEGPFIRLNYAGPNPGAFPEGARIIGRALLRQAR; this comes from the coding sequence ATGAACAACGATAGCAGTTCCCGGATTGCGGCGCGACTGCGCGAGTGGATCGCAGGGGCTTCACCGGGATCCCGTTTGCCGTCCACCCGATCCCTCGTGGCCGAGTACCAAGCCAGCCCGGTGACGGTGCAGAAGGCCCTGCAATCCCTGACCACGCTCGGCCTGATCGAGAGCCGCCCGGGCGTCGGGACCTTCGTGCGGGCTGTCCGGACCGCGCGGCCGGCGGACTACGGCTGGCAGACGGCGGCACTGGGTTCACCCCAGGCGCCGCCGCGATCGGCCTCCAGCACCATGCGCAGCACCACGAACGACGTCATCCCGTTCCATTCGGGCTACCCGGACCGGGACCTCCTGCCGGAGCGCCTAGTGCGGGCAGCGCTCGCCCGGGCATCCCGCAGCGACGCGGCCTTGTCGCGCCCACCGGCGCCGGGGCTTCCGGAATTGCAGTCCTGGTTCGCGCGGGAACTCGGCGCTTCAACTCCGGTCGGGGTCACGCCGCCCACACCGAGCGACGTCATCGTGCTGCCAGGGAGCCAGAGCGGCCTCAGCTCGATCTTCCGGGCGCTGGTCGGTCATGGGCAGCCCCTGCTGATGGAATCCCCAAGCTACTGGGGAGCCATCCACGCGGCCGCGCAGGCGGGCGTCCGCCTCATCCCGGTGCCCAGCGGGCCCGACGGCCCCGACCCGGAAGAGCTGGCACGTGCCTTCGAGACGAGCGGAGCCCGGGTCTTTTATGCCCAACCCAACTACGCCAACCCCACCGGAGCGCAGTGGCCCGCCCGGCGCGGAGAACAAGTTCTGGACGTTGTGCGCAGGAACGGCGCGTTCCTCGTTGAGGACGACTGGGCGCATGACTTTGGCATCAGCACTACGCCCGTGCCCATCGCAGCGCACGACGAGTCAGGTCACGTCATCTATCTTCGTTCGCTGACGAAGAGCGTATCGCCGGCCATCCGCGTGGCTGCCGTGATCGCCCGCGGCCCGGCGCGTGAACGCATCCTTGCGGACCGCGCAGCCGAGTCGATGTATGTCAGCGGCCTGCTCCAGTCCGCGGCGCTCGACGTCGTCACGCAGCCCGGCTGGCAGACGCATCTGCGCAGCCTGCGGCACCAGCTCCAATCGCGCCGCGACCTGCTGGTCGCGGGCCTGCGGGAATTCGCCCCGCAGGCGCACCTCGAACGTATTCCAAACGGTGGGCTGAACCTATGGGCCCGCCTGCCCGATGGAACCGACCTCGAACAGCTCACCCGTGACTGTGAGAGCGCCGGAGTCATCATCGCCGCCGGCACGGAATGGTTCCCGGCAGAACCGGAAGGCCCGTTCATCCGGCTCAACTACGCCGGTCCCAATCCAGGAGCGTTCCCGGAGGGTGCGCGCATCATCGGACGGGCCCTCCTACGCCAAGCCCGCTAG
- a CDS encoding protein adenylyltransferase SelO — MEAAAQSVVALNGLFARELAEMALPWKAEEAPDPRLLVLNEPLAAELGLDPLFLRSPEGLLLLTGNLVPPGATPVAQGYAGHQFGWYAPRLGDGRALLLGELADADGRLLDVHLKGSGRTPFARNGDGRAVVGPMLREFVVSEAMHALGIPTTRSLAVVATGRSVQRETLQPGAVLTRVASSHLRVGSFQYARATGNLDLLRRLADHAITRHCVTATDAERPYLALFQAVVAAQAALVAQWMLVGFVHGVMNTDNMTISGETIDYGPCAFMEAFDPAAVYSSIDEGKRYAYGKQPVVAEWNLARLAEAMLPLFHDDEEQAVALAVESLGAFRRQYSAAWSAGMAAKLGLSDGPDDEETSALVDELLPLLQEGQVDYTSFFRSLGTAASGRDEPARGMFPDPVGFDAWAVRWRARGPDAEAMGRVNPVYIPRNHLVEEALAAATGGDLDPLHRLLAAVTAPYDERPGLERHAAAAPESFGPYRTFCGT; from the coding sequence ATGGAAGCCGCAGCGCAGTCAGTCGTCGCCCTGAACGGTCTCTTCGCCCGGGAGCTGGCGGAGATGGCCCTTCCGTGGAAGGCCGAGGAGGCCCCTGACCCGCGGCTGCTCGTACTCAACGAGCCGCTGGCCGCCGAGCTCGGCCTTGATCCCCTCTTCCTGCGGAGTCCCGAGGGACTGCTGCTGCTGACCGGTAATCTGGTCCCGCCTGGAGCTACACCGGTCGCCCAGGGCTATGCGGGGCACCAGTTCGGCTGGTACGCCCCGCGTCTTGGCGACGGGCGCGCACTCCTGCTCGGTGAGCTCGCCGATGCCGACGGCCGCCTTCTCGACGTCCACCTCAAGGGCTCCGGGCGCACGCCGTTCGCGCGAAATGGCGACGGCCGGGCCGTGGTCGGCCCGATGCTGCGGGAATTTGTCGTGAGTGAGGCCATGCACGCCTTGGGTATCCCCACGACGCGGTCGCTCGCCGTGGTGGCGACGGGCCGCTCGGTGCAACGCGAGACCCTGCAGCCCGGAGCTGTGCTCACCAGGGTCGCGAGCAGCCACCTGCGCGTGGGCAGCTTCCAGTACGCCCGCGCCACTGGCAACCTGGACCTCCTGCGCCGCCTCGCCGATCATGCCATCACCCGGCACTGCGTCACGGCCACGGACGCCGAGCGCCCGTACCTCGCGCTGTTCCAGGCCGTGGTCGCCGCCCAGGCGGCGCTGGTGGCGCAGTGGATGCTTGTCGGCTTCGTCCATGGGGTCATGAACACAGACAACATGACCATCTCAGGCGAGACGATCGACTACGGGCCGTGCGCTTTCATGGAAGCTTTCGACCCGGCCGCGGTCTACAGTTCGATCGACGAGGGCAAGCGCTACGCGTACGGCAAACAGCCGGTAGTGGCCGAATGGAACCTTGCCCGGCTCGCGGAGGCAATGCTTCCCCTCTTCCATGATGACGAGGAGCAGGCGGTCGCGCTCGCCGTTGAATCACTCGGCGCCTTCCGCCGGCAGTACAGCGCCGCCTGGTCCGCCGGTATGGCGGCCAAGCTCGGGCTATCCGATGGTCCCGACGACGAGGAGACCTCAGCGCTGGTGGACGAGCTGCTGCCCCTCCTTCAGGAGGGGCAGGTTGACTACACCTCGTTCTTCCGGAGCCTCGGCACGGCTGCCAGCGGCCGGGACGAACCCGCGCGAGGCATGTTCCCCGACCCGGTGGGGTTTGATGCCTGGGCGGTGCGCTGGCGTGCCCGGGGCCCCGACGCCGAGGCGATGGGCCGGGTCAACCCTGTCTACATCCCGCGCAACCACCTTGTCGAAGAGGCCCTCGCCGCCGCGACCGGGGGTGACCTGGATCCGCTGCATCGTCTACTGGCTGCGGTGACTGCCCCCTACGACGAGCGTCCCGGTCTCGAGCGCCACGCCGCCGCCGCACCGGAAAGCTTTGGCCCCTACCGTACCTTCTGCGGAACCTGA
- a CDS encoding FMN-binding negative transcriptional regulator encodes MYTPAHFAADPDAVRALLARPVAANLITMTSQGLLATLLPFVFDPSVGEHGALLGHLARNNVQWSEPAIGESLVLIQGADAYISPSWYASKAEHGRVVPTWNYSTAHVYGNLVVHDDPAWLDSLVRRLTDLHEAGSERPWAVDDAPERFIAGQLRAVVGVELRIIRIEAKTKLSQNRPDADIDGVVAGLAARGQAESADDVARARRKRSDRESG; translated from the coding sequence ATGTACACCCCAGCACACTTCGCAGCAGACCCCGACGCGGTCCGGGCGCTCCTGGCCCGGCCGGTCGCCGCCAACCTGATCACCATGACCTCGCAGGGCCTCCTGGCCACCCTGCTGCCCTTCGTCTTCGACCCCTCGGTCGGTGAGCACGGTGCACTGCTGGGGCACCTTGCCCGGAACAACGTCCAGTGGTCCGAACCCGCGATCGGGGAGTCACTCGTACTGATTCAGGGGGCGGACGCCTACATCTCACCGTCCTGGTACGCGTCGAAGGCCGAACACGGCCGCGTTGTCCCGACCTGGAACTACTCCACGGCCCATGTCTACGGCAATCTCGTCGTCCACGACGACCCGGCATGGCTGGACAGCCTTGTGCGACGGCTGACAGACCTTCACGAGGCCGGCTCAGAGCGGCCCTGGGCCGTGGACGATGCGCCCGAACGCTTCATCGCCGGCCAGCTGCGCGCCGTCGTCGGCGTCGAGCTGCGCATCATCAGGATTGAAGCAAAAACAAAACTCAGCCAAAACCGGCCGGACGCCGACATCGACGGCGTCGTTGCGGGTCTGGCCGCCCGGGGGCAGGCGGAGAGCGCCGACGACGTCGCGCGGGCGAGGCGGAAAAGATCCGACCGGGAGTCCGGCTAA
- a CDS encoding TetR/AcrR family transcriptional regulator — MTKDVAASPAGRPRLSGTPTGSPREDIVREATALFVAKGYAETTMSEIARTAGLRQSSLYYWFARKEHILHALLEDNRSSLVLAQALEAAPGPAGPRLYAVLHTDVIQLCSAPLDFYEFERVARSQPQNFGAFFDDYAALHRLTASIVRQGVAAGEFRQADPEAAATAALGLNEGLQRHYRQPLPGLRPYTAEEVSKLSADTSLSSLLSAPGTLPDIRATARGLAGAQPGPGASTEAADES, encoded by the coding sequence ATGACAAAAGATGTGGCGGCTTCGCCGGCCGGGCGGCCGCGGCTCAGTGGCACCCCGACGGGATCGCCAAGGGAGGACATCGTCCGCGAGGCCACCGCGCTCTTCGTTGCCAAGGGATACGCCGAAACGACCATGAGCGAGATCGCACGCACCGCCGGCCTCCGGCAGTCCTCGCTTTATTACTGGTTTGCCCGCAAGGAGCACATCCTGCACGCCCTCTTGGAGGACAACCGAAGCTCGCTGGTATTGGCTCAGGCGCTTGAGGCCGCACCCGGCCCGGCGGGACCGCGGCTTTACGCCGTACTGCACACAGATGTGATCCAGCTCTGCTCCGCGCCCCTGGATTTCTACGAGTTTGAACGGGTGGCGAGGTCCCAGCCCCAGAACTTCGGCGCCTTCTTCGATGATTACGCCGCCCTCCACCGCCTGACTGCGTCGATCGTGCGCCAAGGCGTCGCTGCGGGGGAGTTCCGGCAGGCCGACCCGGAAGCCGCCGCGACCGCCGCCCTTGGCCTTAACGAGGGACTTCAGCGCCACTACCGACAGCCGCTGCCCGGCCTCCGGCCGTACACAGCGGAGGAGGTCTCGAAACTCAGCGCTGACACCAGCCTCTCCTCGCTGCTGTCCGCGCCGGGAACCCTGCCGGACATCCGTGCGACGGCGCGCGGGCTCGCAGGTGCTCAGCCTGGCCCGGGCGCCAGCACCGAGGCGGCGGACGAGAGTTAA
- the glnT gene encoding type III glutamate--ammonia ligase: MSVETAQTAVEAVQRKLRDAGVKYAMSSFVDLHGNIKTKFVPLAHLPQMAAGSELFTGAALDGLPQDISDEELSARPDLNSAVQLPWRKEVAYFSSDLYSEGKPFEAASRNILKRQLEVAKDLGFTFNLGIETEFFVLKDTPEGPTEVSDRDTLSKPCYAAPAALDNFDWLTEMVEAMNDMGWGVYSFDHEDAQGQFEIDFKYSDALTMADRAVFFRLMANEMVRKHGYFATFMPKPFADRSGSGAHFNMSLADAETGVNLFETDDDPRGCGISELGYKFIAGVLKHAPAICAVIAPTVNSYKRLVRKGSMSGSTWAPVFVSYGNNNRTNMIRVPLAGGRVECRAADISCNPYLGAAIILAAGLEGIRENLDPGEPHTENMYNYTETEILQNGLGLLPRSLGEAIDEFAADSLSRDVFGESMYNAYIDYKGQEWNEYQAHVSEWETKRYLKFF, translated from the coding sequence ATGAGTGTCGAAACAGCACAGACCGCCGTGGAAGCCGTCCAACGGAAGCTCCGGGACGCCGGCGTGAAGTACGCCATGTCCAGTTTCGTTGATTTGCACGGGAACATTAAGACCAAGTTTGTCCCGCTGGCGCATCTGCCGCAGATGGCTGCCGGCTCGGAGCTGTTCACCGGGGCCGCCCTCGACGGGCTCCCGCAGGACATCAGTGACGAGGAGCTCTCGGCCCGTCCGGACCTGAATAGCGCGGTGCAGCTGCCGTGGCGCAAGGAGGTGGCCTACTTCTCCAGTGACCTCTACAGCGAGGGGAAGCCCTTCGAGGCCGCCTCCAGGAACATCCTGAAGCGACAGCTCGAAGTGGCCAAGGACCTCGGGTTCACCTTCAATCTGGGCATTGAGACGGAGTTCTTTGTCCTGAAGGACACCCCGGAAGGTCCCACCGAAGTCAGTGACCGCGACACCCTGAGCAAGCCCTGCTATGCCGCCCCGGCGGCCCTGGACAACTTCGACTGGCTCACCGAAATGGTCGAGGCCATGAACGACATGGGGTGGGGCGTGTACTCCTTCGACCACGAAGATGCCCAGGGGCAGTTCGAAATCGACTTCAAGTACTCCGACGCCCTGACGATGGCTGACCGGGCCGTGTTCTTCCGGCTGATGGCCAACGAAATGGTGCGCAAACACGGGTATTTCGCCACGTTCATGCCGAAGCCCTTTGCCGACCGCAGCGGCTCCGGCGCACACTTCAACATGTCCCTTGCAGACGCCGAAACCGGGGTCAACCTCTTTGAAACCGACGACGACCCCCGCGGCTGCGGCATCTCTGAGCTGGGCTACAAATTCATCGCCGGCGTGCTGAAGCACGCTCCGGCCATCTGCGCGGTCATCGCACCAACCGTCAACAGCTACAAGCGGCTGGTCCGCAAGGGCAGCATGTCCGGATCAACCTGGGCGCCCGTGTTCGTCAGCTATGGCAACAACAACCGGACGAACATGATCCGTGTGCCCTTGGCCGGCGGGCGGGTGGAGTGCCGGGCCGCCGATATCAGCTGCAACCCCTACCTTGGCGCCGCCATCATCCTCGCCGCAGGCCTGGAAGGTATTCGGGAAAACCTGGACCCGGGAGAACCGCACACCGAGAACATGTACAACTACACGGAGACTGAAATCCTGCAGAACGGCCTCGGCCTGTTGCCCCGCAGCCTCGGGGAAGCCATCGACGAGTTTGCTGCCGACAGCCTGTCCCGTGATGTCTTTGGGGAATCGATGTACAACGCCTACATCGATTACAAGGGGCAGGAATGGAATGAATACCAGGCCCACGTCTCCGAGTGGGAGACCAAGCGCTACCTGAAGTTCTTCTAG